DNA from Solanum stenotomum isolate F172 chromosome 3, ASM1918654v1, whole genome shotgun sequence:
gaccattttaccagAGACTAGTGTAGTTGTAAATAAGAGAAACTTCGAACGTTCATAATTTTGGCTTTATATGTTAGTTTCGGGTATAGAAAAATTCTATTGCACGCTCTATACATcatttgaacttataaatacCTATAATTACCCATTCGAACTAACACACATAATTTATAAGTAAAACATTATGACCATTTTACGAGAGACTAGTGTAGTTGTAAATAAGAGAAACTTCGAACGTTCATAATTTTGGCTTTATATGTTAGTTTTGGGTATAGAAAAACTCTATTGCATGCTCTATACAatatttgaacttataaatacctataattacccattcgaactaacacacataatttattaaatcttCACAAACACCCACAAAAAATTTTGGTGAAAAAATTGCATGCAATCAATGTGTGCCTCTCTTGAAGGCAAACAATGTATGCTACCATATCTTTTATTACGTAATGAATTAGGTGAGCCATGACATATGAAAATTGTAGGTCAATGAGTTTTATTTCAAATGCCACcaattttgtatcatttaatgTTTAAAGTAAAGCATTATGACCATTTTATCATAGACTAGTGTAGTTGTAAAAAAGGGAAACTTTGAACGTTCATAATTTTGTCTTTAGATTTTAGTTTCGAGTATAGAAAAACTCTATTTCACGTTCCATACCttatttgaacttataaatacctataattacccattcgaactaacacacataatttattaaatcatcacaaacacccacaaaaaaatttggtcGAAAAACTACATGTAATCAATGTGTGCCTCTCTTGAAGACAAACAATGTATACTACCATATTTTTTAGTACGTAATGAATTATGTGAGCCATGACATATGAAAATTGTAGGTCAATGAGTTTTCTTTCAAATGCTACcaattttgtatcatttaatgCTTAGAGTTAAGCATTATGACCATTTTAAGTGAGACTAGTGTAGTTGTAAATAAGAGAAACTTCGAACGTTTATAATTTTGGCTTTAGATGTTAGTTTTGGGTATAGAATAACTCTATTTCACGGTCCATACCTCATTTGAACGTATAAATACCTATAATTATCCATTTGAACTaacacacataatttattaaagCATCACAAACACccacaaaaaaatttggtcaaaGTAGGAATGTATTTGGTGAATATATATGGTAAAGTTGGaatgtatttgaagaaaaataaatttatattgtttAGAATAATCGTTATATGAGATATAAATGATTCAAAAAGTAatgatatgaattataaattttatttacatatgaaataaatgattAGTAGACATAAATGTGGGgttatttttacaaattataaACTTGTGagtcaatttttgtatttgaaaaatcccTAATCATgctttttggagaatttgatCAACTTGAAATCACATATCCAAACGctaatttcatctcataattttataTTGCGATATATAACCGGATGTCCAAACACCTACTAAGTTAGCTAAAAAGCATTAACATTCTCATTTTCATATTATTGTAATTCAAACACATTATTGGGACAGActaatacaaatatatctaacacaaattttgattatttcaacaaaattctACCTTAATGGATTTCTGAAAAACGTTCCCCGGCAAATTTCTCGTTGAAGTGCAAATAGTTATTTCAACAGAATTCTACCTCTATGGTTCTGTAATATTAATTCAACACTTCAATTATACCACTGTTTGttgaagaataaaaatgaaaaaggcaaGGCTTCTTTTGCAATCATTATATCCCAACTTAACCTGGAAAACCTTTAGTTGGATAGTTAAATATCAAACGGCAAGATGATTTATTAGTGTAGCAATGAAGTGACACATCTGTTAGTTTGATAGTTAAATATCAAACTGCAAGACGTATAGAATAGCTTGATGTTTTTGGCATACAAGAACATGCCAAAAGAAGAAATCTTGCAAACAACAACATAACAGAGACGTGCAAAACACCCAAAAAGGAAGCAGATCGTGAAATTATTAAGCACTAGCTAGACCATGAAGTAGCCACCGCTAGTAAAGGTAATTTCCTACGAACAGCGAGCCCATGGCATTCAGTCATGTCCAAATCTTCTTCTTTTGGTAATGCTAAATTGAACTTGTGCACAATCCTTGCTAATGCTAGCTCATTTATGATAATAGCAAAAGTAATTCCTGGGCAACCCCTCCTGCCAGCTCCAAATGGAATCAACTCAAAGTTTAGTCCTTTGAAATCAATATCACTATTCAAGAACCTCTCTGGTCGGTACTCCTCTGGATCGTCCCACAATAATGGGTCTCTGCCGATTGCCCAAGCATTAATAAGGACTTCAGTTTTAGCAGGTATGTGATAGTCTAGTAATTTTACGTCTTCCATTGATTCACGAGGAACAAGAAGTGGATTCGGAGGATGAAGCCTGAGGGACTCTTTGATCACTGCTTTGAGATAGTGCATATTTCCTAAGTCATCCTCTGTTATCTCTGTTTTCCCTTGGCCTAATTCTCGCACTTCATCCTCTAACTTTTTCAGAACTCTTGGATGCCTTAAAAGCTCTGTCATTGTCCACTCTAAAGCTGTATACGTTGATTCTGTGCCAGCAACAAACGCATCctatgcattataaagaaacacaaagaacaaaatttactagtttttaaaaataaataatatgaaaattaacatgaaaatatatactCCAATTGACAATGTTTTTAACTATTCCCAAGTACATATCTGGACTAGTCAGAATATATAATTTACAAATGGTGCTGTTGTTTATGGATTACATGCCGTCCAAGATAGAAGGAGGTTATGAATAAAACTTAGAAATctaataaatcaagtaaacccCTTGGCTGGCTGGCATTGAGTGACTATAGTAATTAGTAAAACAAGACACGCACCAAGGAAGGAATAAAGAGGGAAAATTTACCAAAAGGATAGCTTTCAATGAATCTCTCTGAAGAGTATAACCAGTCTCCTTTCCATTCTGAATTTCCAGCAAAACGCCCAAGAAATCTATAGCTTCACCCACATTGCATTCTCCTTTCTTGTTCCTAATCATGCCTTCTTCAATGACACTCTCTAGAAATGCATCCAAATCTTTAGCTACTTTCTTCACTCTGCTATTCAGACCATTGATTTTATTGACCCATTTAAGCCATGGAATATAATCCCCAATGTTTAAAGTACCTGTAAGTACAAGAAGTTGTTCTAGGAGAGCCTTAACAGCTATTCCACTTTCCCCTTCATTATATGTCCTTCCTATGTTCACTCTGCTGATTATGTTATTAGTCATACAACTTAAAACATCTCTCAAGTCTATCACTGAATCACATTTTTGCCTAATTTTATCAATCATGTTTGatatttcttcttctctcaCACGACGATAAGATTGGACTCTTTTGTTGTTGAGAAGGTGAAGCACCGTTATGCTTCTAATTTGTCTCCAGTATTCACCATATGGACTAAAGGCCACGTCTTTAGATCCATAAAAGAGTCCATCAGTCATGCTAGATTTAGGTCTACCTGACCAAACAAGATCGTGAGTTTTCATGATATCCCGAGCAGCATCGACAGAGGAAGCAACAATCACTGGCTTACTGCCGAAGTGAAGTAGCATGACTGGACCATATTTTTTGGATAGTTTATGGAGAGAACGGTGAGGAAGTGATCCAAGTTGATGGAGATTTCCTATGATTGGAAGCTTTGTTGGAGATGGTGGCAGCAATAACCTCTGTTGTGTGTTTGAAGGACTAAAGAACCACCAATGAAGAAACAAAATGAAGGCAAGCAGAGGAACAAGAAGAAAATACtccatttttgttttagaaCAATACTTTGTGTTTGGCCAATGTTCCAAAAAGTgctaagagcctgtttggatgggcttttaagctggtcaaactggcttaaaaactaatttttgacttattagagtgtttggcaattatcaaagtgacttattttaaatcaaaaatgacttattttaagccaaaagcaAAAAGCTAGGGGAggggagtttttttttttttttagcttaaaagcccttttatgttgaccaagtatattacctttttgcccttaattcttttatacaatttccaaattgcccatattgaattaatattaatattattattattattattattattattattattatattatcattattattattattactattactattactattattattattattattatttttttattattattattttattattattattataataataattataattataactataataataataataataattattattattactattactattattattattattttattattatattattattattatgtttattattataataataaattataaatattattattattattatattattattattactattactattattatNNNNNNNNNNNNNNNNNNNNNNNNNNNNNNNNNNNNNNNNNNNNNNNNNNNNNNNNNNNNNNNNNNNNNNNNNNNNNNNNNNNNNNNNNNNNNNNNNNNNNNNNNNNNNNNNNNNNNNNNNNNNNNNNNNNNNNNNNNNNNNNNNNNNNNNNNNNNNNNNNNNNNNNNNNNNNNNNNNNNNNNNNNNNNNNNNNNNNNNNNNNNNNNNNNNNNNNNNNNNNNNNNNNNNNNNNNNNNNNNNNNNNNNNNNNNNNNNNNNNNNNNNNNNNNNNNNNNNNNNNNNNNNNNNNNNNNNNNNNNNNNNNNNNNNNNNNNNNNNNNNNNNNNNNNNNNNNNNNNNNNNNNNNNNNNNNNNNNNNNNNNNNNNNNNNNNNNNNNNNNNNNNNNNNNNNNNNNNNNNNNNNNNNNNNNNNNNNNNNNNNNNNNNNNNNNNNNNNNNNNNNNNNNNNNNNNNNNNNNNNNNNNNNNNNNNNNNNNNNNNNNNNNNNNNNNNNNNNNNNNNNNNNNNNNNNNNNNNNNNNNNNNNNNNNNNNNNNNNNNNNNNNNNNNNNNNNNNNNNNNNNNNNNNNNNNNNNNNNNNNNNNNNNNNNNNNNNNNNNNNNNNNNNNNNNNNNNNNNNNNNNNNNNNNNNNNNNNNNNNNNNNNNNNNNNNNNNNNNNNNNNNNNNNNNNNNNNNNNNNNNNNNNNNNNNNNNNNNNNNNNNNNNNNNNNNNNNNNNNNNNNNNNNNNNNNNNNNNNNNNNNNNNNNNNNNNNNNNNNNNNNNNNNNNNNNNNNNNNNNNNNNNNNNNNNNNNNNNNNNNNNNNNNNNNNNNNNNNNNNNNNNNNNNNNNNNNNNNNNNNNNNNNNNNNNNNNNNNNNNNNNNNNNNNNNNNNNNNNNNNNNNNNNNNNNNNNNNNNNNNNNNNNNNNNNNNNNNNNNNNNNNNNNNNNNNNNNNNNNNNNNNNNNNNNNNNNNNNNNNNNNNNNNNNNNNNNNNNNNNNNNNNNNNNNNNNNNNNNNNNNNNNNNNNNNNNNNNNNNNNNNNNNNNNNNNNNNNNNNNNNNNNNNNNNNNNNNNNNNNNNNNNNNNNNNNNNNNNNNNNNNNNNNNNNNNNNNNNNNNNNNNNNNNNNNNNNNNNNNNNNNNNNNNNNNNNNNNNNNNNNNNNNNNNNNNNNNNNNNNNNNNNNNNNNNNNNNNNNNNNNNNNNNNNNNNNNNNNNNNNNNNNNNNNNNNNNNNNNNNNNNNNNNNNNNNNNNNNNNNNNNNNNNNNNNNNNNNNNNNNNNNNNNNNNNNNNNNNNNNNNNNNNNNNNNNNNNNNNNNNNNNNNNNNNNNNNNNNNNNNNNNNNNNNNNNNNNNNNNNNNNNNNNNNNNNNNNNNNNNNNNNNNNNNNNNNNNNNNNNNNNNNNNNNNNNNNNNNNNNNNNNNNNNNNNNNNNNNNNNNNNNNNNNNNNNNNNNNNNNNNNNNNNNNNNNNNNNNNNNNNNNNNNNNNNNNNNNNNNNNNNNNNNNNNNNNNNNNNNNNNNNNNNNNNNNNNNNNNNNNNNNNNNNNNNNNNNNNNNNNNNNNNNNNNNNNNNNNNNNNNNNNNNNNNNNNNNNNNNNNNNNNNNNNNNNNNNNNNNNNNNNNNNNNNNNNNNNNNNNNNNNNNNNNNNNNNNNNNNNNNNNNNNNNNNNNNNNNNNNNNNNNNNNNNNNNNNNNNNNNNNNNNNNNNNNNNNNNNNNNNNNNNNNNNNNNNNNNNNNNNNNNNNNNNNNNNNNNNNNNNNNNNNNNNNNNNNNNNNNNNNNNNNNNNNNNNNNNNNNNNNNNNNNNNNNNNNNNNNNNNNNNNNNNNNNNNNNNNNNNNNNNNNNNNNNNNNNNNNNNNNNNNNNNNNNNNNNNNNNNNNNNNNNNNNNNNNNNNNNNNNNNNNNNNNNNNNNNNNNNNNNNNNNNNNNNNNNNNNNNNNNNNNNNNNNNNNNNNNNNNNNNNNNNNNNNNNNNNNNNNNNNNNNNNNNNNNNNNNNNNNNNNNNNNNNNNNNNNNNNNNNNNNNNNNNNNNNNNNNNNNNNNNNNNNNNNNNNNNNNNNNNNNNNNNNNNNNNNNNNNNNNNNNNNNNNNNNNNNNNNNNNNNNNNNNNNNNNNNNNNNNNNNNNNNNNNNNNNNNNNNNNNNNNNNNNNNNNNNNNNNNNNNNNNNNNNNNNNNNNNNNNNNNNNNNNNNNNNNNNNNNNNNNNNNNNNNNNNNNNNNNNNNNNNNNNNNNNNNNNNNNNNNNNNNNNNNNNNNNNNNNNNNNNNNNNNNNNNNNNNNNNNNNNNNNNNNNNNNNNNNNNNNNNNNNNNNNNNNNNNNNNNNNNNNNNNNNNNNNNNNNNNNNNNNNNNNNNNNNNNNNNNNNNNNNNNNNNNNNNNNNNNNNNNNNNNNNNNNNNNNNNNNNNNNNNNNNNNNNNNNNNNNNNNNNNNNNNNNNNNNNNNNNNNNNNNNNNNNNNNNNNNNNNNNNNNNNNNNNNNNNNNNNNNNNNNNNNNNNNNNNNNNNNNNNNNNNNNNNNNNNNNNNNNNNNNNNNNNNNNNNNNNNNNNNNNNNNNNNNNNNNNNNNNNNNNNNNNNTGGTTTGAggaataaattgatttttcaacaaaaaataattgtaatttgaagttggaaaagagttttggaaaatgttttccttaagtttagaAGGGAAgccattttccttaaatttgaggaaaatgagttgatttggaaaacattttccaaaacatttagaccaaccaaacatgagaaaattggaaaacattttccttcataccaaacacacccttaaagtaaaattattgtCAGAGttatatcaaatttattttaatgataaatataattgagtgatttttaaagataaaaatccTAAGTTAAGTGactttattgatacaaaacgtAATTCAATGACTTTTCTAGATAATTTCTTATAGTACAATGACATTTTAACATATTAACTCCTGTTTTTGCTACTATAAAAACACTTAATTTTCTCTGTGGAAGCTTAGCTGAACACTTCAGACGATATAATAAGTACAtctttaaaaaacatttttcactTTCCAAAGCTTGACCAGAAAAGCTATAAACGTGGAATATTTATTCAATAATGAAATACTTAgatcttaaaataaattagtataTCCTTGTAGTAAACAAACGAGGccagatatttttttttttcttttgtttaaaaagGAACAGATCATGATCTAACAAATATCCTATATTTTATTCTCTGGTCCTTAACACCCATGTGAATTTTTCAAGATATCAATAGTACTCTCTCcgttttaaaaaaagtgatctgtttgacttgacacaaagttttaaaaaataaataagacttttgaattttgtggtcctaaattaaagttatatcaaatttactaaattacccttcaatcttgtggctttaaacatatcacgtggaaaactgaaattaaaattttaccaaaaaaggaaaaaggtcattttttttaaacaaactaaaaaagaaaaaagattattcttttttaaacggatggagtataataattaataataccTTCATAACATCTGAGCAGACTTCCCATTATTCGGTGGTATTTTTTGTGATAAATCACAAATTATGACTCGATACTAATTAGGTCAAGTTCAGGACCTCTTGGTTACAACAAATAATATGGTTGATACTAATATAAAGTTTGATTTTTCGTTATAAATACAAACAGTTTAATGATATTAGTGCAATATTGTAGGACATATTTGCCGGTGGAACAGATACTGTTTGGTTTTAAAATGTGTCAatggaaaaatgaagaattgtgacttttattaagagttgtaatttttataaaaaggtaagatttttttttgtaagattGTAACTTTTGCAGGGTTATACttttgacttttccaaaggattGTGATAAATAATAAGACACATTAAACAAATGTTCATtataccctttgttgtctataaataaaaggatttttttaattatttttcaacaacgaatttcttgacttcttcttctactaatAAATATAGTATTCTAAGTATACTTTCCTATCGTTGCGTAGTTCGTTGACATCGTGATTTTAGGTATTGATACATCGGTGAGTAAGATCATTTTATCCTTAGAGAATATATTTCATTAACCTCGTGTACTTAAATGATAATAACTTTCCTAAGAACACATTGTGCATTAATCAAGGGGCTCGAGTTTCtttattgagaaaaatattttatatattatttcttatctGTTTCAGattctattttctttattgGTATTAAgtttctaattttgaaaatactctttaaactttgttgttttataCCAAGCACTTCAAAGTtattgttctaagtatcttaatAACAACAGATACTACTTACACTGTGTTGGAATAAGGCACCTCTTTGTATGATCGAAACcccagaaaaagaaaaaaaaaaagtgccaAGTAGAAACAAGAATGTGAATATGATTGTGATGATTGAGAAATTTGTTTTTAGTTCTATATCATTTTTAAGAGagatgtatattttcatataatatagtatttgaaaaggacatttttttctattcaattTATAAGAGGTCACAACAAATTCAAGGTCTTGTCACTtaattttggcctaacatttttaaaattcgtaacttttaagttttatttatttaataattttaaatacattttttaacataattttaaataaatttatcaatatttatccttatttgtcaaaattttaaaaaaatttattagataattttaattacattattttttttataaccggTTGACTacgttcaaatatttgttcattttgattaaattgttatttttgttaaattgtattttttacatgtcattagttacgttcaatatattttttaatattcaatttattcgttacatttgttaatagacatttgatattttgcacaatTTAGAAATTTATTCAATGTGGATAAAATTTCACGcgcaaatattttatttactaaTGGTTTTGACCGTcgattttaagaaaatagtatTATACTATAGGTAATTTTCGATTTTCTATATAAACAATAGCTTATTCATTAACTCAAGGGCGGCGGATAGTATTTTTGGCattgaaaaaaacaatttcCAAATAGATagaaatctaattttttttctaaaaaacttTCCAGCCGCCACTCACAAACCCCATTTCTCTTCTACCTTTGGTTGCTACCAGCGGCAAACCACCACAACTAGCAGCCACCAGTAGCTCAACAATAACAACTCCAAAAAACCTTCGTTTTTTCTCCTTTTCCGGTGAAATAGTCACCGGAAACAACCTCCAAAAGCCAAGCAACCAGACCCCTTCCCCTTTCCCTTTCAcgatttttatgttgtttttttgCAGATTTCACGTGAATCCTAAGCTCGACCCCATCTCCGGAGAAACCAACTGATGGCAGCCATGAACCAACAATACAACCAGGCGAGTATCAAGGCTCAAAAACAACAACCAAATCCAGCGGCCAGACCTCAAACTCCGATGAACCGGAGCAAATAACAAGGACCCATCCCATTCCGCCTTTTCGATTTTTTCTCTAGTTTTGCAGGTAACTTTCTGCCATTCTAATGAGCTCTGAGCTCCATTTCATCACTCTTCAACGAGCTGGAGAACAACCAGTGACCACCCTGAAGTTCCCAGATCTGACCGAAAAAGTAACATATCGGTAGTTCTCTGTTTTGCATTGTTAACTCTTTTTTCAGTTGTTTGGTTGGGTTTTTTTTGTAGGGTCTtaattggagtattattttttgggGTTACCTGTATATGTTTAAGTTGTTATTATCTTTATGTTTGTTTATAGATTATGTGTTATTTAATAGTTAGGACGATTGCATTTtgctttaattatatattattgttgaatTGCCATTTTGATTTAGGCTACTTTGGCCATTGTTTATAGCATTTTTCtttagattatatatattattattattattaaatattgagTTGTTACAATTGAGTTTGcatcttttgaatttttctatCACCTTAGTGCCGAGTCTAGTTGAGTTGACGGTATGTTTTGTTCCCTTTACTCATTTGTTAGCTTAAATTATTAATgtctttattttgattatttattatttgttgttcatCTGTTCattttcctcttctcttctctgaTTAATGTTAttagtaaattaattttagGTACTCTTGATCTCTTCTAATGAACTGTTTAGTTTAGCGAGTTTATGCTCTTCTTTGTAGCTAATATTAAATTTAGCCAATGAGAAAATCTCTCTGTCGATTTTGGAGGCCTTCCTATTATtaaagacggaaatttagtttaatttcatatattttgtttggccgatgaagaaattaccgtcgatTTTCAAGGactctcattttattttttaagttattatgtaattcatttacttttattcatatttatttattactaacacttttactaagtgtttTTACAGGTACCCGAAGTTGCTTCCCATTGAAGCTATTCAAAtgaaaatatgaattatattctttattcattattttgtatatatcgATGTTAGGCAATTTAGGCCGTgtcttatattattattttaatttattgcttgtgtatattgcatgtttgttatacttgtatatttgtttttatctcctcttcaatttgaaaaaatgaattcagtcggGATCCAtatttgtggatttcgaaggatgcctaacaccttctcttCGGAATAATttgaaccccttaccta
Protein-coding regions in this window:
- the LOC125860354 gene encoding cytochrome P450 71A4-like; its protein translation is MEYFLLVPLLAFILFLHWWFFSPSNTQQRLLLPPSPTKLPIIGNLHQLGSLPHRSLHKLSKKYGPVMLLHFGSKPVIVASSVDAARDIMKTHDLVWSGRPKSSMTDGLFYGSKDVAFSPYGEYWRQIRSITVLHLLNNKRVQSYRRVREEEISNMIDKIRQKCDSVIDLRDVLSCMTNNIISRVNIGRTYNEGESGIAVKALLEQLLVLTGTLNIGDYIPWLKWVNKINGLNSRVKKVAKDLDAFLESVIEEGMIRNKKGECNVGEAIDFLGVLLEIQNGKETGYTLQRDSLKAILLDAFVAGTESTYTALEWTMTELLRHPRVLKKLEDEVRELGQGKTEITEDDLGNMHYLKAVIKESLRLHPPNPLLVPRESMEDVKLLDYHIPAKTEVLINAWAIGRDPLLWDDPEEYRPERFLNSDIDFKGLNFELIPFGAGRRGCPGITFAIIINELALARIVHKFNLALPKEEDLDMTECHGLAVRRKLPLLAVATSWSS